The Geothrix oryzae DNA window TGTGCCGCGGGCCATCCCGTTCGTCTACATCGCCCCCGCCGCCGGCTCCAACTGGCCCCTGGTGATCTACCAGCACGGCATCACGAGCCAGAAGGAGACCGCGATCGCCCTGGCCCAGACCCTCACCACCGTGGGCCGCGCCATCGTGGCCATCGACCTGCCCCTGCACGGCGCCCTGGCCATTCCCGCCCACCAGATCGCCGGCGGCGATTCGGCCACGGTCAAGGGACAGAAGCAGCAGGCCTGGGGCCAGGACTTCATGGCCATCGGCGCGCCCCTGGCCACCCGCTCCAACATCCAGCAGGCCGCCTTCAACCTGAACCGCCTGGAGCTCACCGTCGCCGTGGGCGGCTTCGCCGCCCTGTCCGCCCCGCCCTCCAACACGGGCATGCGCTTCGTGGGCCACAGCCTCGGCTCCATCGTCGGCACCTACTACCTGGCCGGCAACACCACCCTGGCCACCACCGGCGCGCCCTACACCCAGACCACCCTCAACAACGACATGAAGGGCTACCTGTCCGTCCCCGGCGGCCGGCTGGCCTACCTCATCCAGAACAGCCCCTCCTTCGGCCCCGCCGTGGATGCCGGCCTGGCGGCCGTGGGCATCGTCAAGAACACGCCCACCTACCACCAGTTCTTCCAGGTGACCCAGAGCGTGGTGGATCCCGCGGATCCCGCCACCATGACCACGCCCCTGGCCGCGGGCCTGCCGAGCCGCCTCTCCAACCGCGTGGCCATCCAGGAATCCGTGGGTGATGTCGTCATCGGCAACCCCTACACCCGCTACCTGGGCAACGCCCTCGGCGGCCGGGAAGTCCTGGGCGCCGCGGGCGCGGCCGTGGCCCCCGGCTTCAAGCAGCTGGCCTACTCCGCCGGCGGCACTCCCGCCCATGCGGCCGGCGTGCCCGCCCAGTTCATGTTCACCCTCACCGCGGGCGCGCCGGCGCCCAAGGTCGCCAACGCCGCCGTGGCCATCACCGCCACCACGCCGACGGAAGGCTACTTCCAGTTCGACCAGGCCGGCATCGGCCACAGCTCCCTGCTGGATCCCACCGCGAGCCTCGTGAACACCGGACTCCTGCAGAAGCAGATGCGCTACTTCCTGGGCGCCATGGGCACCACCCTCGTGGTGGATCCCACCCAGGGCGGCGCGACCCTGCCCCTGGCTCCCCTGGCCTTCCCCGAGGTCCAGGCGCCCGAGAAATACACCATCTTCGGCCACTGATCCCAGGGCCGCGAATGAAGAAGGCGGGGCTTCGGCCCCGCCTTCTTCATTCGCCTTCCAACTCCGGGAAGGCCTCGAGCAGTCGATTCCGGGCCTCCAGCAGCTCGGGCACGGCCGGATCCCGGCGGCGCAGGAAGCCGTGGATGGCCTGAAGGTCCTCCGCGGACCGTTCGAGGAGGGGCAGGGCCAGAAGGAGCGCCAGCAACGCCCCTGGAGCCACCAGGGCCGCCCACCCGCCCCAGCACCACCCGGCCAGCCCCGCCAGCACCGCCGCCCAGAGGGGATGGAGCAGGAGGCCCCCCAGCAACTTGAGGGTGGCCACCTGATCTCCTTCCTCCGTGAACCGGGCTGCGATCCAGTCCACGAGCCGGTACGAGGGCCAAAACGCGAGACCGGCCGGCAGGAGCAGGACCGTCAGGCCCAGCCGCCACGCGGCGCCCGGCAGCCAGCCCCGGATCTCGGCCCAGGGGTAGGGATGGCCCACCTGGTCGGGCCGGAGCCCCTGGGCGCGAAGCCAGCCTTGGGTGTCGTGCACCCGGGCCTCGAGGCCGGCGAGGGCCGCGGGCACCAGCGCCGCCAGCCGGGGCACCAGGGCCCGCACGCGGCGGCGGAGCGCCTCCAGATCCACCCGGCTGCCGGGAGCCTCGGCCAGCAGCCAGGCCACCTCCTGGGCCAGGGCCAGCACCCGCACCTCCGGATCCTGCAGGGTGAGCGGCCGCAGAGCCGCACGGATGCGGGCGGTCAGCTCCACCACCGCGTCGGGATCCGTACCCCGGCCGGCCAGGTCGCCCCAGGAAACCGGCTCCCCCACCCGGAGGAGGGCGCCGTGCCGGAAGGCCGCCCGATCCCCGTAGACCAGCCCCGCCGGGACCAGGAAGGGTGGCGTGGGGCTGGAGAGGGCGATGCGGGCGGCGCCGGTCTTGAGGGGGGCCAGATCCGCCCCCGTGTGGCTCACGCCTTCCGGGAACAGGACCACAGAGCCGCCCCGGGCCAGGACCTCGTGGACCTTCCGGAAGCACTGCTGGATGGATTCCGGCGTGGCGTCGCCATCCCTGGGTCGGGTCACGGGGATGGCCCGGAACGCGGCCAGGAAGGGCCGCAGGGGCGCCAGCTTCCAGAGGGTGGCCTTGGCCAGCCACCCCGCCCGGCGGTCCAGCGAGGCCGCAGCCGCCAAGGGGTCCAGCAGGCCGTTCGGGTGGTTGAGCAGGATCAGGCAGGGCCCCGGCGGCAGAGGCGGGCCTTCGCAGCGGAGCGCGCGGAACCAGATCCGCGCCAGGAACCGCGCCGTGCGGCTGGCGCCCACCTCAGGCCCGCGAGGGCCGGTGCCGCGCCCATCCCAGGGCCAGGCCGCTGAGGACGATGGCCGGCACCACCACCAGGAGGGCCCGCGCCAGGGCATCCCCGCCGGAGCTCCCCATGGCATGCAGCGCATCCGCCCGGCGGCCCACCCACTCGGGGCTGATGGCATCGCCCAGCAGGTGGATGAGCAGCACATTCACCGCCACGCCCGTGGCCCGGATGCTGGCGGGCAGGCTGCTGACGGTGAGGGCGTTGACCGGGCTGGTGTTCACGAAGAGCAGGAACATGCCCACGAAGAACAGCGCGTAGGCCGCACCCAGGTGACGGGTGCCCAGGGCCCATGCCACCACCGGGGCGGCGGCGAGCAGCGTGACGCCGGAGATCCCGGCCCCGGCATCGGGCCAGCGCTTCTGCCAGCGGTCCGTGAACCAGCCGCCGAGGAAGGTCCCCAGGATGCCCGTCACCACCGCCAGGCCGCCGAACACCAGGCCCGCCTTGGCCGTGGAGACCGCGAAGCGCCGCTGCAGCAGCGTCGGGCCCCAGGTGCTGAGGCCGCCCATGGCGAAGGTGTAGGCCACATAGCTGGCGGTACACGCCAGCCAGATGCGGTTGAGGAAGACATGCTTCAGGCGATGAAGGTACGGGGCGTTCGCATCGTCCTCCCGGGTGCCGTCCATGGCGCCGCGCACCGGATCGGCCTGGAGGGCCATCCAGAGGGCCAGGACCAGGCCCGGGAGGCCCGCCACCAGGAAGGAGGCCCGCCAGCCCCAGGCGCCCGCCACCAGGCCGCCCAGCCCGTACCCGAAGGCGCTGCCCAGAGGGATGGCCAGGTAGAACCAGGTGAAGGCCTTCGCCCGGTCGGATTCCGGGAAGCCGTCCGCCAGCATGGCCGGGCCCAGGCTGGCGTAGGCGGCCTCGCCCACGCCCACCAGGGAGCGCGTCACCAGGAGCGCCGGGTAGCTGTGCACGAAGGCGGCGCCCACGGTGGCGAGGCTCCACAAGGCGACGCCCCCGGCCACGAGGCGGGGGCGGTGGAAGCGGTCGGCCAGGTAGCCGAAGAGCGGCGCGGAGCACATGTAGACCGCGATGAAGACGAAGGTCAGGCGCCCCAGCTGGGCGTCGGACAGGTGCAGCTCCCGGCCCAGGGGCTCGAGAATCGCCGCGACGACATACCGATCCAGGTAGTTCACCAGGTTGATCCCGGTGAGCAGCAGGAGCAGCCGTCGCGCGGCGGTCATGATTTGGGGCTTAGGTATCGCGGAGGGTCCGGAGACCTACTTCTTCGGCGCGGCCGGCTTGGGGGCGGCGGGTTTCGCGGCGGCAGGCTTCGGCGCGGCGGCGGGGGTGCCCTCGGAGGCGTCCAGGCGCTTGGAGACCTCGGCGGTGAAGCCCTTCATCCAGGCCTCGTCGGCCCAGGAGAGGATCTGCACGGACTGGTCGGAGAAGACCATCTGGATCTTCTGCTCCTTGGCCAGCTGCTCGACGATGGGGCCCGCCAGCTTGGCGATCGATTCGCTGACCTTCTTCTCCACGCGCTGGTACTCGGCCTGGCTGTCCTCCTGCATCTTCTTGGCCTCGAACTCCAGGTCGCGGTAGCGCTTGGCCAGGGCTTCCTTCTTGTCCGGGTCCAGGCTGGGGGAGTTTAGCTGCTGCTGCAGGGTCTGCAGCTCCTGGCCCTTGGCCTGGAGCTTCTCCTGGAGGTTCTTGCCCGTGATCTCCAGCTCGGAGAAGATCGCGCCGGCCTTCTTGGAGCTGCGGACCAGCTGATTGATGCTGAAGAAGGCGAAGCGGGGCGCCTCCTGGGCCGCGGCGGGCACGGACAGGGCGGCGGACAGGCACAGGGCGGCCACGGAGGGGGCGAGCAGGCGCATGGGGATACTCCAGGGGGAAAGGGCCATTGTAGCGCGGGAGGACCGGGCCCCCCGGGAATGGATCAGAAGGTGGTGCCGATGGAGAACTGGAAGTCGGTCCTGCCCTCGGTGTCGAAGGGATAGGGATTCAGCTTGCGCGCCCAGATCAGGCGGAGCGGCGCGGGGCTGATGGGAAGGAAGAACCGGAACTCCAGGCCCGCCGAGCGGACCAGGGTGGGGTTGGTGTAGGTGATCACCGTGGAGGTTCCGTAGGGCGTGTAGCTCACAGAATCCTTGCTGAAGACCTTCGTGCCGCTGCCCCAGGCGTTGCCCGCGTCGTAGAAGAACACCAGCCGGAACTGGTCGGCGATCTTGAACTGGTACTCCAGGTTGGCGATGAACTGCTTGTTGCCGCCCACCACCACCGGCGTGCCGGTGTTGTCCAGCAGGACGCTGCCCACCTGGCCGAAGCGGTAGCCGCGGATGCTGTTCTCGCCGCCAGGCCGGTACAGGTCGTAGAGCGGCAGCTCCTCCTTGCCCATGTTCTGGAGGTAGCCGTAGTTGAGGTTTATGGCGAAGATGTGCCGGTCGGCCACATTGGCGAACTTGGCGAAGTCCCAGGTGGCGCGGAGGAAGGGCTTGTCGCCGCCGAACTGCCAGCCGCCGTACTCCAGACCGAAGGCCACGCGGGTGCCCTGGGTGGGCTTGAACTGGTGGTTCACGGTGCTGAAGGACAGGCTCTGGCTGAAGGTGGAGGTGAGCTGGTTGCTCAGGTCGCGGAAGTAGTAGTTCCGGCCGCCTTCGATGCGGATCAGGCGGAAGCTGTAGCCCGTGGAGTAGGTGGTGAACCAGGCCCAGGGGCTCTGGGGGAACCAGTTGCTGAGGCGGGCGCCCACGGACAGGCCGAGGCTGCGGGTGTACTGCTTGTAGGCGTTGGCCACGCCCACGCGGGAAGCGTCGTAGTCCGCCGACCCGTTCGAGACGGAGGTGGAGAACGAGTAGGGCAGGTCGAAGATGAAGGGCTCGGTGAAGCCGACGGAGACATTCTTGGAGAACTTGCCCCCGTTGTAGCTCACGGACAGCGTCTCGCCGCCGCCGCCCAGGTTCCGGGTGGAGAAGCTCACGCCGAGGGAGAAGCCGAACAGCGAGCCGTAGCCGCCCTGGAAGAGGAGCTCGTTGACGCCGGCCTCCTCGCCGCGGATCACGACATCGACCTGGGACTTCTCCGGCACCAGGTCCACCTTGGGCTCGGCGTTCTTCACATCGAAGTAGCTGAGCTGGCTGATGCTCAGGATCGAATCCTTGAAGCGGTCGGTCTGGAACAGGTCCCCCTCGCGCATGAGCATGCTGCGGCGGAGCACCTTGTCCTTGGTGGTGAGGTTGCCCTCGAACTCGATCTTCCGGACCGTGTAGGGCTCGCCCTCGTCCAGCTTCAGGGTGGTGTCCACCTTCTTGACGCCGTCCTCGTCGCGGATCTCGAGCTTCTTCTCCGCCCGGAACATGATGTAGGCCTGGTTGCTGTAGGCCTCCTTCAGCTTGTCGACGGTCTGGTTCACCGCGTCGAGGTCGAAGGGCACGGGCTTCTCGCCGGCCTTCGGGGTCTCGATGGAGGGCTTGATGTTGAAGAACTTCTTCAGGAAGGACTTGTTGTCCCGCTTCACCTCGGCGTACTTGCCGGTGTAGAAGGTGTCGCGGAAGAGCTTGCCGCCCTCGGCCTTGAAGGTTCCCTCGAAGTACTGCTGGCCCTCGAGGATGGGGACGGTGAGGGTGGCCCGGAGGTCGTACTTCGGGGACTTGGCCTCCTTGATCCGCTTTTCGTTCTTGATCTTCTGCTTCGGCGAAGTGTGGTCATCCACCTCGATGAGGGGCTTGCCCACGAAGACATCCTTGTAGCCCATCTTCCAATAGGCCTTCTTGAGGTTTTCCAGGTCCTCATCCAGGTTCTTGTCCACCAGCAGGTCGTGGGTGGTGAGCCAGCTGAACATCCAGTGCTTGCGGGTCTTCTTCATGACGCCGCGCAGCTGGGAGCTGGAGAACACCTTGTTGCCGCGGAACTCCACGCGGTAGATCTTCGCCTTGCCGCCTTCCTTGATGTCGAAGACCAGACGCGCCACGCCCGTGCCCATGGGCTCGAGCGTGATGTCCACGACGGGATTCCGGAACCCCTTCTCGCCCGCCTGCTCCACGATCAGGTTCTTGATCTTGCGGGCGGCCTCGGGGTCGTACACCGTATCGGGGTTGATGGTGAGCTTCTTCTCCTTCACCTTGTCCTTGATGTTGGTGATGCCCACCTCGGTGCCGCCGCGGTAGTCCACCTCCTTGATGAGGGGCCGCTCGCGGATGCGGATGACCAGCTTCTTGCCGCCCTTGTCGTCCTCCAGCTCCAGCTTCACATCGTCGAAGGAACCGCTGGCCCAGAGCTTTTCGAGCACGGCGCTGAAATCCAGGTTCCGGAGGTCATCGCCCACCTTCACGCCCGACTTGAAGATCACCGTCTCGGCGGTCTGCTTCTGCGAGCCGATCACCTCGATCTGCGTGATGGGTTCGATGTCCTGCGCCGCCAGCGAAAGGGAGAAGCCCGCCACCAGCAGCAGGGGCAGCACACCCCTGCGCCACCGGGGCCGGACCCGGTTCCGAACCATGTTCCGCTGCGTCATTCAGGCGCTCCGACCAGATGGGTTTCCTGGCCAGTGGCCACGTCTCCGGACTCAGACAGGGTGGGGACGAGCTTTCCGTCCACCAGATCGAAATTCACCGCACCCGAGGGCACCGTGTCCTGGCCCACCATCAGCTCGGCGAGGGGATCCTCCACCTGCTTCTGGATGGCGCGCCGCAACGGCCGCGCGCCGTAGGCCCGGTCGCGCAAGGTGGTCTTCACCAGCCAGTCGCAGGCCGCGTCCGTCAGCGCGACGGAGAGCTTGTGCTTCTGGAGGGTGAGGTTGAGATCCTCCACCAGCAGGCGGACGATCTTGCGCAGCTCGTCGTCGCCCAGGCGGTTGAACACCACGATCTCGTCGATGCGGTTCAGGAACTCGGGAGGGAAGGTCCGCTTGAGCACCTTCATGGCGTCGCCGCTCTTGGCGTCGGGACGGCCGTCCTGCTCGACGAAGCCGAGGTTCTTCTCCGACAGCAGCTCCCGGCTGCCCACATTGGACGTCATGATGATGATGGTGTTCTTGAAGTCCACCAGGTTCCCGAAGGCGTCCGAAGCCTGACCGTCGTCAAAGATCGACAGCAGGATGTTGATCAGGTCGGGGTGGGCCTTCTCGATCTCGTCGAAGAGCAGGACGCAGTACGGGTTCCGCCGGATGCGGTCCGTCAGCATGCCGCCTTCCTCGTAGCCCACATACCCCGGAGGGGCCCCGAGCAGCTTGGAGACTTCGTGCTTCTCCATGTACTCGGACATGTCGAAGCGGATCATCTTCTTGGCATCCCCGAAGAGGAAGGCCGCCAGCGTCTTCGCCAGTTCGGTCTTGCCCACGCCGGTGGGGCCCAGGAACAGGAAGGAGCCCATGGGCCGGTTCGGGTTCTTGAGGCCGGTCCGGGCGCGGCGCACGGCGCGCACCACGGCGCTCACCGCCTCGGGCTGGCCAATGACCCGCTCGTTGATCCGGGGTTCCATGTTCACGAGGTTGGCCTTCTCGTCGCCCTTGAGGGCCTTCACGGGAATGCCGGTCCAGCTGGCCACCACATCCTCGATGTCCTGCTCGGTCACTTCGGGGAACCGCGCGTAGTCCTCGTCGGTGAGCTCGGAGCGGCTCTTCTGGATCTCCTCGCGCAGCTGAAGTTCCTTCTGGCGCAGCAGGACGGCCTTCTCGAAATCGCGGCTCAGCACGGCCTCGTTCATCTCGTTGATGACCCGGTGCAGCTCGTCCTCGTGGGTCTGCCCCTCGGGCGTGGCGCCGCCGGGGCCCACCCGCAGCTTCACGCGGGCGCCGGCCTCGTCCAGCAGGTCGATGGCCTTGTCGGGCAGGAAGCGGTCTGTGATGTAGCGGTTGGACAGATAGACCGAGGCCTCCATGGTCTTCGGCGTGTAGCGGACCCGGTGGAACAGTTCATAGCGGTCCCGGATGCCTTCGATGATCCGCAGGCTCTCGATCTCGTCCGGCGGATTCACGGTCACCGGCTGGAAGCGCCGCACCAGGCTGCGGTCCTTGTCGATGTACTTGGCGTATTCCTTATGTGTGGTGGCGCCGATGCACTGGATCTCGCCCCGGCTGAGGGCGGGCTTCAGGATGTTCGCGGCATCCAGGCTGCCCTCGGCGGCGCCGGTGCCAATGAGGCTGTGGATCTCGTCGATGAACAGGACCACGCTGGGATCCTTGCTGGCCTCGGCGATGATGGACTTCAGGCGCTCCTCGAACTGGCCGCGGTACTTGGTGCCCGCCACCACCAGGCTGAGGTCCAGCGCGTAGATGCGCTTGTCCGCCAGGCTCGGCGGCACCACACCCTCGTGGATCTTCTGGGCCAGGCCCTCCACGATGGCGGTCTTGCCCACGCCGGCCTCGCCCAGCAGGATGGGGTTGTTCTTCCGGCGGCGGCTGAGGATCTGGACGATGCGCTCGACCTCCTGCTCGCGGCCGATGAGGTTGTCGAAGATGCCGCGCTCGGCCATCTCCGAGAGGTTGCGGGCGAACTCGGAGAGGAGGGGATGCTCCTTCTTCTTCTTCGCGATCTTCTCTTCCTTGCTGCTCTCCAGCAGGATCTCCTTGGCGGCGATCAGGTCGGCGCCGGCCTCCTTCAGCAGGCGCCCCGCCAGGCAGCCCTCCTCCTTCAGCATGCCCAGCAGCAGGTGCTCGGCCCCCACATGCTTGTGGTTGAGCTTGGCGCTCTCGGCCGTGGCGTGCTGGAGGATGCGCTTGACCTCCTCCTCCATGGGGATGTCGATGCTGGTGCTGCTGGGGGTGATCTTCTTGTCCCGGGGGGTCAGGGCCGTCACCAGGCGCTCCCGGAGGGCGCTCACCTGGACGCCCATGCGCTCGAGCAGCTGGGTGCTGGTCTTTTCCGACTCCCGGAGAAGCCCCAGCAGGAGGTGGCCGCTCTGGATGCTTTCCGCACCGAACTGGCTCGCCTCATAGCGGGCGAAAAACATCACACGGCGGGCTTTTTCGGTGAATTTTTCGAACACGGGACACCCTTCCGGGTCAGCTGTAGATCACCCTCACGGGTCTTGGATGGCCCCGAAGCCGGGATGGTTCCGGGGCGGCCTACCAGGGTAGCGCCTTCCACCCCCCTTGTCCCGATCCGCCTGGGGCCGTACCGCGCCTCCGTTCGGGACAGAACCGGGCCGGACCGCTAGACTGGAGGGTCGGGGAGGGCGACATGAGCCTGGTTAGGACCAATCTGGCGATCCTGGGCCTGCAGTGGGGCGATGAGGGCAAAGGCAAGGTCGTCGATCTCCTCAGCCCCAAGTTCCGCCAGGTCGTGCGCTTCCAGGGCGGGAACAACGCCGGCCACACCGTCGTGGTCGATGGCCAGAGCATCGCCCTGCACCAGGTGCCCAGCGGCGCCCTCCATCCCGGCTGCTTCCTGGTGGTGGGCAATGGCGTGGTGCTCAACCTCGAGGTCTTCCAGCAGGAGCTGGACCGCCTCCAGGCCCGCGGCTTCGACCTGACCGGCCGCCTGATGCTCTCCGACAAGGCCCACATCATCCTGCCCCACCACATCGCCCTCGACCTCTGGCGCGAAGGCGGCGCCAACAAGATCGGCACCACCGGTCGGGGCATCGGGCCCGCCTACGAGGCGAAGGCCGGCCGCATGGGCGTGCGGCTGGGCGACCTGCACCACCCCGAGACCCTGGCCGACCGCATCCGGCCCGGCTACGAGGAAGTCCGCCTGCGCCTCGGCGCTGGCGCCGAGCTGCCCTCCCTGGAGCGCGTCGTCGAGTCCCTGCTGCGGATCGCCGAGCCCTTCCTGCCCTTCATCGGCGATACCCAGAACCACCTGGTCGCGGCCTGGGAGCGGGGCGACCGCATCCTCTTCGAGGGCGCCCAGGCGACCTTGCTCGACATCGACCACGGCACCTACCCCTTCGTCACCTCCAGCAACTGCAGCCTGGGCGGCCTCTTCACCGGCACCGGCCTGCCCCCCAAGGCCCTCGACAAGATCCTCGGCATCGCCAAGGCCTACACCACCCGCGTCGGCTCCGGCCCGTTCCCCGCCGAGATGCACGATGCCACCGGCGAGCACCTCCGCCAGGCGGGCCGCGAGTTCGGCACCACCACCGGCCGGCCCCGCCGCTGCGGCTGGTTCGACGCGCCCATCACCGCCCATGCCTGCCGCACCAACGGCGTGGATGGCCTGGCCATCATGAAGCTCGATGTCCTGGACGGCCTGGACGAAGTGGGCCTCATCGTGGGCTACCGCACCGGCGAGGGGACCGTCACCACCAAGCTCCCCAGCTGCGCCGCCGACTGGAAGGGCCTGAAGCCCGAGGTGAAGTATTTCAAAGGCTGGGCCAGCACCCGGGGCATCACCAGCCACGGAAAGCTTCCCGCCGAGGCCCACGCCTACCTCGAAGCCCTGGTCGAGAGCGTCGAAGTGCCCATCGCCTACCTCAGCACCGGCCCCGACCGCGCCGAGGGATGCATCTACCCCGGAACCTTCCTCGAACCGCTGCTGGCTTGACCCCGGCGCCCTTCGCAGGCACACTGGTCGTCCTGCCCATTCAGGCACCGCACGCTTGCGTGCACCGCGCGCTCGAGGGTTCGCGGACCTGAAACCACCGGCAAGGGCCCTTAGCTCAGCGGTAGAGCAGCGGCCTTTTAAGCCGTTGGCCGCGGGTTCAAATCCCGCAGGGCCCACCAAGTTCCACCCCAGGGGGCTATCGTCTAGGGGTCAGGACACCGCCCTTTCACGGCGGTAACACGGGTTCAAATCCCGTTAGCCCTACCAACAAACACCCTAGAGAAATCTAGGGTGTTCTTGTTTTTTATCGACCTTTACCCTCTATAAAATCCCCTCATCCGGCACAGATCCGGCACAGGAATCCCCGGCATTTCGATCCTCGACCTGGTGGTCTTCGCCTGACCCGAGAACCCGGGGGAACCTGTCCGCCCCTTCCAAGACAACCCGAAAGAGCGGAAGCAGCACTTGACGGGTCGGAGGGGAATAGCGGATCAGCCGACGGTCTCGGAGGCTCAAGCCTCCGCCCTCCAGGTCCCGGGGATGGTTCTGCATTAAGACCTTGCATGTGGTCCACCCACACCCGCCCTGGCCGGGTGCGCTAACCCAGGTGCTGGTTCTGGGGGAGGTCGCCCGGACTGCAAACCGGCGTGCGATGCAGAAGCGTAGGCCCGTCCGCTTCGCGCCCCGATCTAGGGCCTCCTCGTCGTCTAGGCCCAGCGTCAGCAGTGGCTTGTGGGCCTGGACTCAAGCCCTGACCACATCACCTTCCGTGCACCACGGCCGGCAGGCCGCGGATAACCCAGCCCGCGTGGCTTACCGCGAAGCAGTCCCTCCCGTTCGAGCTCCTCGACTAGATGGGCATTGGGAGGAGGAGGACAGAACCTGGTTGCAGGGATTTGCTCAAGCCCTGCCCTCCGGGGAGTCTCACAATCCGAGCCCTACAGGATTGCAAGATCAGGTGGGAGCACTTCACAGGGGGCAGTAGGCCTAATCCGGCAGACCACAAACTGATAACAGCTAATTTGCCTCCCTGCATCTGTGGTGTGAAGTGGAGGTATCCTCGTCCTACCTTCCCGCCTAGGCTTGAACCAGTTCGCCTATTACTCCGAGGGCGAATTTTGTTTGGCCCCTTACGACTCCTCTCCAGCCCGATTAGGCAAACTGAAGCCCCCGCTGTTTGGTTCGTCCAATTCAAAGTTAGGCCAAATTCCCTTCGAGGAGAACCAATGCAGATATCACCTACTGCCCTCCCAGCAATTGCCACAATTGCAGCAGCGTTGGTGGCCGGAGGTGTTTCATTCATTAGCATGATGGTCGCTAAAGATCAGAAGACATCGGAATATCGCCAAAATTGGAT harbors:
- a CDS encoding ATP-dependent Clp protease ATP-binding subunit, whose product is MFEKFTEKARRVMFFARYEASQFGAESIQSGHLLLGLLRESEKTSTQLLERMGVQVSALRERLVTALTPRDKKITPSSTSIDIPMEEEVKRILQHATAESAKLNHKHVGAEHLLLGMLKEEGCLAGRLLKEAGADLIAAKEILLESSKEEKIAKKKKEHPLLSEFARNLSEMAERGIFDNLIGREQEVERIVQILSRRRKNNPILLGEAGVGKTAIVEGLAQKIHEGVVPPSLADKRIYALDLSLVVAGTKYRGQFEERLKSIIAEASKDPSVVLFIDEIHSLIGTGAAEGSLDAANILKPALSRGEIQCIGATTHKEYAKYIDKDRSLVRRFQPVTVNPPDEIESLRIIEGIRDRYELFHRVRYTPKTMEASVYLSNRYITDRFLPDKAIDLLDEAGARVKLRVGPGGATPEGQTHEDELHRVINEMNEAVLSRDFEKAVLLRQKELQLREEIQKSRSELTDEDYARFPEVTEQDIEDVVASWTGIPVKALKGDEKANLVNMEPRINERVIGQPEAVSAVVRAVRRARTGLKNPNRPMGSFLFLGPTGVGKTELAKTLAAFLFGDAKKMIRFDMSEYMEKHEVSKLLGAPPGYVGYEEGGMLTDRIRRNPYCVLLFDEIEKAHPDLINILLSIFDDGQASDAFGNLVDFKNTIIIMTSNVGSRELLSEKNLGFVEQDGRPDAKSGDAMKVLKRTFPPEFLNRIDEIVVFNRLGDDELRKIVRLLVEDLNLTLQKHKLSVALTDAACDWLVKTTLRDRAYGARPLRRAIQKQVEDPLAELMVGQDTVPSGAVNFDLVDGKLVPTLSESGDVATGQETHLVGAPE
- a CDS encoding adenylosuccinate synthase, which gives rise to MSLVRTNLAILGLQWGDEGKGKVVDLLSPKFRQVVRFQGGNNAGHTVVVDGQSIALHQVPSGALHPGCFLVVGNGVVLNLEVFQQELDRLQARGFDLTGRLMLSDKAHIILPHHIALDLWREGGANKIGTTGRGIGPAYEAKAGRMGVRLGDLHHPETLADRIRPGYEEVRLRLGAGAELPSLERVVESLLRIAEPFLPFIGDTQNHLVAAWERGDRILFEGAQATLLDIDHGTYPFVTSSNCSLGGLFTGTGLPPKALDKILGIAKAYTTRVGSGPFPAEMHDATGEHLRQAGREFGTTTGRPRRCGWFDAPITAHACRTNGVDGLAIMKLDVLDGLDEVGLIVGYRTGEGTVTTKLPSCAADWKGLKPEVKYFKGWASTRGITSHGKLPAEAHAYLEALVESVEVPIAYLSTGPDRAEGCIYPGTFLEPLLA